A region from the Vicia villosa cultivar HV-30 ecotype Madison, WI linkage group LG3, Vvil1.0, whole genome shotgun sequence genome encodes:
- the LOC131660082 gene encoding ultraviolet-B receptor UVR8-like has translation MEATETSRNSHNPSRKVVDIAAGESHTLLLSGDGSVYSWGRGMFGRLGLGSQNDELFPVKIKFENPSGSSDCVKIVGIAAGAYHSLALAEDGSVWCWGYNIYGQLGISGEDSHDSQVPCLLSRFLELQPPDSSTGLSEAEDRASLKMCTVKAGGMMSLAIDNRGTLWIWGNIPEENKDGGLSLVSRFIPRPVWDFHGRAVVKVSCGNEHVVALVSATTESNKDEELLCYSWGYNSHGQLGLGDTQSRLRPEVIKIFDEDSPSTIYEVACGAFHTALLTHKKERGNALESMCWTFGLGENGQLGHGTTQSALFPTPVKVLPQNAYFISVDCGLFHTSVVSSTGGVWSWGMEKGLGLCPDASRGQTVSGDALSPLLISCEPHQPIFPDPVKVVCGAAHTVFVVQKGHKVWSWGRGRSGVLGNGKEIDSYTPTIVLWPPTTEDLNDKDSKSSDEQDKAAEKKPEVITERDEKLSSALNEVKLLQTKLSTMEKYASILHGSIFGKPFDENDIPTSMRDSGSMNIAKEWDDMLEAADDRKLARMEMFYRDMLADVKDKLMKRKIKEIIKECLQSSKVSNN, from the exons ATGGAAGCCACCGAAACCTCTCGAAACTCCCACAATCCGTCGCGCAAGGTTGTTGACATAGCTGCCGGTGAATCACACACTCTCCTTCTTTCCG GAGATGGCAGTGTTTACTCTTGGGGTAGAGGAATGTTTGGACGGCTTGGACTTGGTTCTCAAAATGATGAACTTTTTCCGGTGAAAATAAAGTTTGAAAACCCTAGTGGAAGTAGTGATTGTGTCAAAATAGTGGGAATTGCTGCTGGTGCTTATCATAGTCTTGCTCTTGCAG AAGATGGATCTGTTTGGTGCTGGGGTTACAACATCT ATGGTCAACTTGGTATCAGTGGTGAGGACTCGCATGATTCCCAGGTTCCTTGCTTACTTAGTAGATTTCTTGAGTTGCAACCGCCTGATTCTTCAACAGGTCTATCTGAAGCCGAAGACAGAGCATCATTAAAG ATGTGTACTGTCAAAGCAGGAGGAATGATGTCTCTGGCTATTGATAACCGCGGGACCCTGTGGATATGGGGAAACATCCCAGAAGAAAACAAAGATGGTGGGTTATCTCTTGTAAGCCGTTTCATTCCAAGACCAGTCTGGGATTTTCATGGTCGAGCTGTTGTCAAGGTTTCATGTGGAAACGAGCATGTTGTAGCACTGGTTAGTGCTACTACAGAATCAAACAAGGATGAAGAACTACTGTGCTACTCTTGGGGTTATAACAGCCACGGCCAATTAGGTTTGGGGGATACGCAGAGCAGGCTGCGTCCCGAAGTTATAAAAATATTCGACGAGGATTCTCCTTCGACAATTTACGAGGTAGCATGTGGTGCCTTTCACACGGCTTTGCTAACTCACAAAAAGGAACGTGGCAACGCATTAGAAAGCATGTGTTGGACCTTTGGCCTTGGCGAAAACGGTCAACTTGGGCATGGAACAACGCAAAGCGCTTTATTTCCTACACCCGTTAAAGTGTTGCCGCAAAATGCATACTTTATTTCTGTCGACTGTGGCTTGTTTCATACAAGTGTTGTCTCCTCAACTGGGGGTGTGTGGTCTTGGGGAATGGAGAAGGGTCTTGGCTTATGTCCTGATGCCAGTCGCGGTCAAACAGTTTCTGGTGATGCCCTCTCCCCCCTTCTCATCTCATGCGAGCCACATCAACCTATTTTTCCAGATCCAGTTAAAGTCGTGTGTGGAGCTGCACACACTGTTTTTGTTGTGCAGAAGGGCCATAAGGTGTGGTCTTGGGGTAGGGGAAGGAGTGGTGTTCTTGGAAATGGTAAGGAAATCGATAGTTACACTCCCACTATTGTTTTGTGGCCTCCAACGACAGAGGATCTCAATGACAAGGATTCGAAGAGCTCGGATGAGCAAGATAAGGCCGCAGAAAAGAAACCCGAAGTAATAACAGAGAGAGATGAGAAACTATCCTCAGCATTGAATGAGGTGAAGCTGCTTCAAACAAAGCTATCTACAATGGAAAAATATGCTAGTATACTTCATGGCTCTATTTTTGGAAAACCTTTTGATGAAAACGATATTCCCACTTCGATGCGGGATTCGGGTTCAATGAATATTGCAAAAGAATGGGATGACATGTTAGAGGCAGCAGATGATAGGAAGCTAGCTAGGATGGAAATGTTTTACCGTGACATGCTAGCCGACGTGAAAGATAAGTTAATgaagagaaagatcaaagaaattataAAGGAGTGTCTCCAATCTTCAAAGGTAAGTAATAATTAG